From the Vulpes lagopus strain Blue_001 chromosome 22, ASM1834538v1, whole genome shotgun sequence genome, one window contains:
- the LOC121480545 gene encoding translation initiation factor IF-2-like yields MFAHLSPSAARSVRVRATAARAQSRAATCLGRPPQSPPSPGPRCVTSPEARRRRARGRSPAAALAAGSPAPGVGPLGGRASGTRPGRILSSPCKRRPQTAGSSGWPSEHRPARGRWQRGGKGRGPTRPVTHPGRARRGWGVPGSQSKGRRRVQRGGGRLRGQPHGGGREAHARREPAPRPAPRRLLPPPGLGSRARGSGPPGGPCAERPLPPPASRLPRSALLRNCPRRPRRAGGAGEPRAGPSGWRGAGPGAERRRLQPRGCAQPAPRSRRPAPPVRPPGQMVATPRPNVFTSGTHRLGPERTRTL; encoded by the exons ATGTTCGCACATCTGTCCCCGAGCGCTGCGCGGAGCGTACGTGTGCGCGCGACGGCCGCTCGAGCCCAGTCCCGCGCCGCCACCTGCCTGGGGCGCCCTCCGCAgagcccccccagccccgggccgcgCTGCGTCACTTCTCCAGAAGCCCGGAGGCGCCGCGCGCGGGGCAGGTCACCCGCTGCAGCTCTCGCCGCAGGCAGCCCCGCACCCGGGGTGGGACCCCTTGGGGGACGCGCATCCGGGACCCGCCCGGGGAGGATCCTCTCCAGCCCCTGCAAAAGGCGACCGCAGACCGCGGGGAGCTCGGGCTGGCCGTCGGAGCACCGGCCGGCACGCGGGAGGTGGCAGCGGGGGGGCAAAGGGCGAGGCCCCACTAGGCCTGTGACTCACCCGGGGCGCGcccgccgggggtggggggttccgGGGAGTCAGAGCAAAGGGAGGCGGAGGgtgcagcgggggggggggcggctgcgCGGACAGCCCCACGGCGGCGGCAGGGAGGCCCACGCGCGGCGCGAACCagctccccgccccgcgccccgccgcctgCTGCCTCCCCCCGGCCTGGGTTCGCGGGCTCGGGGTTCGGGGCCGCCGGGCGGGCCCTGCGCTGAgcgccccctcccgcctcccgcctcccgcctcccgcgcTCGGCTCTGCTGCGGAACTGCCCTCGGCGCCCCCGGAGAGCCGGCGGAGCTGGGGAGCCCCGCGCTGGCCCGAGCGGGTGGCGgggagccgggccgggggcggAGAGGAGGCGGCTGCAGCCCCGGGGATGCGCGCAACCTGCCCCGCGCTCgcggcgccccgcgccccccgtgCGCCCGCCCGGGCAG ATGGTGGCAACTCCCCGCCCAAACGTCTTCACCTCCGGGACACACCGCTTGGGGCCCGAAAGAACCAGGACCCTATAA